Genomic DNA from Scomber scombrus chromosome 21, fScoSco1.1, whole genome shotgun sequence:
TTCCCAAGAGAATTAGACTAGAAGCGGCACAAAATCTCGTCTTTTTATTTGCGGTTTTGGCTCCTGAACCCTGTAATGCGATCATCTTACTCTGGGTCATCTTCCGGCTCCCAGCCCTCCAACTCTTTGAGGCAGAAGAAACACATGGCGATGTCTGGGCTGTTCTCCGAAGGGGTGTGGATGAAGCCAGCTTTAGCCATCTGaggaaacaaataaacaaggCAATAAAAAAAGCTGTCAGGTTTGGGAGTTGTGTGGGGAAACAACTAGTCAATGAATTGTGATGTTCAattattattggtattattTATCACATAAAAATGTCAGTCAGTACTTTCAACTTCATTTGTATCTATAAATTGAGTGTTTTTGGGGCTCCAACTATCAGATAAAATAAGGAACTTAAATATGGCACTGAGGGCTCTGGACTTATCTTGATAACTAAAAGATTAGTCAATAATGAAACCGTAGCATTTATTGCTACCGTAATTGTATTTATCAGCTCTTTGTCTTGAAGCTCAGGTATGCCGATACTCATTTAAAACAGTGGCTCGCTAGATAATAACAGTAACTACAGCATTTATACTTAGTTTGTGCCTCTCACATATTTATGTAGCTATACACAATGCTAAATAGCTGAACTGTACTGTTATCAAACTGGACTTTACATTTCATATCCCTCATTTAATCCATGCACgtcactttcatatatttcatcaaacactgacttgacattttacattgcattcctcctcctctgttacataatttaattacttATTACACAAATCACATGTAATTTTTGCATTTGTCATcttcatatatttcatacacTTCATTTCAGTCCATATTTCCTTTGAACAGTCAATAATTCATTTCAACTTTTATATCCCATttcaaaactattattattacattcTGTAATTAGATTTGTTAATTATCCTTTAATTTTAGTActactttatttcattatcacCCTTATTACATTACTCTTGTgctatttttattcttctatgTTGAGTTTAATGGAGGAAATGACAAACATACATGTGAGATACAAACTGGGGCTACTTTGTTAGCTGACCTTAAATTAGAGCTGCCATTATGTTAGCGACGACACTGTGACACTTTAAGCAAATGTTTACTGCTAACAATCTCAGAGCTTTGACTGTGGGAGTGACGATACCTTGCTAGCGTTAAGCTTGGTAATGCTACTTTTTAAATACGACAAGGCGATATGGATTTGATAATAACCATGAACTAGTGTATCTACTAAACCCACAACTAAATAATAAGGTTAAATCGTATCTGATATGAATATTCGTGTTTGTCTTGCTTTAAAACTGACATTAGTAGTTGTTATGTTTGCCTGAGAGTGGCTAACACTTAGCAAAGGTCAACCGTTTGAACGTTTACTCACGTTCTGCGGGGTGCACGCGCAGTCTGCGTCAAAAGGCCAACCCTCAAAAGTTTTCAGCctgttttcataaaaaaacatttttatgttccCTTCGTTAAAATGCTCCATCGTTAAAAACGTAGATGTCAACAACTTTCGTGTCACCGTCACCTAAATAAAACAGCCACCGACCGAGCTACAGGGCGTTTTTAAATTTCGGTGAGTGTTCTCTTCGGCTGGGCTGATTGGACGATGAAAATGACGTATTGTACGTGACTTTTTCGTTACGTCGCTACGTCACGCCGGTGTGTGAAGACTACATCTATGATGGAGACTAAAGACGCTCAGTGTCAAACAAAttgaaataacatatttacaataaatattaaattgtaTTCTAAAGGAAACAGAACATGTTTATCTCACTCTCTTATCTGAGCCGAGTAAGAATTTGGATTATAAAGGCCACATCCGCCGGCATGCATCATGGGTAATATAGTTCTTGGCGGTCATTGGTCCAAAATGCGACGCGGGGAAGTTTGCGAGAGCTTTAACAACCTTTTCGGCATGAATCCTGGTTAACATTCACTCTTTTTACCCCTCACTCAACTAACAGTGCTCACGGGGACCTACACATCCAGACTCGACAGTTTCTTCTTCGTCTGTTGTGGCTATGGAAGGAAGGTGTGCTGTTGAGACTCTGGCAGAGTTTGGCTTCTCAGCAACGTCGTTCACAGCAAAGGTCCTGCTCTGTTTTGGGACAGATGTGTGCATCTGTACTGGCAGCGAGGAAGTCTACGTCTTCAATACCCAAGAGAGAAAACTCAGGGCAAGTAACTGATGTGTACACTATTATGCTTTGATCAGGTGCTACAATGTCACTGGAGAGTCAAGAAAAATCATTCTCCACATTTTCTGAGATTTGCTGTGTTCTTTGTACAGGCTGTCCTCCAGTTTCCTGCTGCTGTGAGTGACCTGGTTGAGAGCCATGACAAGCAGCTCCTATATGTAGCCTGTAGGAGTGGAGTTTACTGTGTCAGCTCATCATTTTTGCCATCGAGGTATAAACAGT
This window encodes:
- the birc5a gene encoding baculoviral IAP repeat-containing protein 5a; protein product: MEHFNEGNIKMFFYENRLKTFEGWPFDADCACTPQNMAKAGFIHTPSENSPDIAMCFFCLKELEGWEPEDDPEKEHKSHSPSCHFITLKKKVEELTVEEFVKLQKERQKFITNKACKEAITKFEEAAKLRRGEIIKTGMGEE